One genomic segment of Chelonoidis abingdonii isolate Lonesome George chromosome 16, CheloAbing_2.0, whole genome shotgun sequence includes these proteins:
- the HPS6 gene encoding BLOC-2 complex member HPS6 has protein sequence MKRAGELQQVSDFSDFVSGRRLRELLSQRGPGEAPHHVQASPDGQHLLLLLRGRSALQPQVLAFPRLGTSPGDLERSWQPSQPPIVGLLFLQSPAALTSWVLAVIWEQGRTEVWGFMPVLGWQLHQSLELCHGARARIVSICSQGSSLVWCEERPPSAAHLDPGRGAFRYCICTRALEVGEQGAHLGAMRIVVHNSPPYQVLASPQHVFLVPTVATFASISTFLLIWCPWEAKVTIVAPSGGFVHSEVLHSSDFKKLVFGSVGLLLSVAPLDIHTCALSSCGGLLLLSTQGTVHLVQPDGTWRHVYDLGGSCLAQGDPVQLKAFGSTLACVLAGVLYLIDLTSGRLIEKKLLSTKEVHFLGSPSREEEIQLLTPMGIYCFSFSSLEEGGRPEPTLVEMVFEEACKYYQRRSLSSSQLTVEKLKKGDMFQAPIALSSILQHSLPTKERAAKVLPETYAKLLSTLSMDLQSYLSLELLKSCIVSASESEVDRCCEELVEQEVSRLLRLDLDRENLAYLNAVFNSFPKASWKAIRGSLQLQQNGDGLLVARTTSDIWKKVLGGPVPHWSQQEEIGLNGVVPLFELICGSLHRFKPKWLPRFVELTQQYVGASWTYSTKEGPEGGVPLYKRALAVLDRQRHRTANERELEIELLLCSTRPKAVLQAVQLLIRLRRWQRVVEAAEKFSKLSPLLNKEIFTTLLAQFAQHRDLDPYLAALWELCPADLTVSDILSIVLQHLPSSAGDPAPFCTGGVPLTLALLKPLLHKVAQCQCTQDELYADILQGPPFPPPAPPRQHRAGPKAAPGMPQQARACRAPFPGCNLSDAV, from the coding sequence ATGAAGCGAGCCGGGGAGCTGCAGCAAGTCTCCGACTTCAGCGACTTCGTGAGCGGGCGACGCCTGCGGGAGCTGCTGAGCCAGCGTGGGCCGGGCGAGGCGCCGCACCACGTCCAAGCCAGCCCAGATgggcagcacctcctgctgctcctgcgtGGTCGGTCGGCGCTCCAGCCGCAGGTGCTCGCCTTCCCGCGCCTGGGCACCAGCCCAGGGGACTTGGAGAGGAGCTGGCAGCCGTCCCAGCCCCCCATCgtggggctgctcttcctgcagagCCCCGCAGCGCTGACCTCCTGGGTGCTGGCCGTcatctgggagcagggcaggaccGAGGTCTGGGGGTTCATGCCAGTGCTGGGCTGGCAGCTACACCAGAGCCTGGAGCTGTGCCATGGGGCCCGGGCTCGGATCGTTTccatctgcagccagggaagcaGCCTGGTCTGGTGTGAGGAGAGGCCCCCCTCAGCCGCTCATCTGGACCCAGGCAGGGGGGCCTTCAGGTACTGCATCTGCACCAGGGCTTTggaggttggggagcagggggcacacCTGGGCGCCATGAGGATAGTGGTGCACAATAGCCCCCCGTACCAAGTCCTGGCCTCACCCCAGCATGTCTTCCTGGTGCCCACCGTTGCCACCTTTGCCAGCATCTCCACATTCCTGCTCATCTGGTGCCCCTGGGAGGCTAAAGTCACCATTGTGGCCCCATCCGGCGGGTTCGTCCACAGCGAAGTCCTGCACTCCAGTGACTTTAAGAAGCTTGTGTTTGGGTCCGTGGGTCTCCTGCTGTCTGTGGCGCCTCTGGACATTCATACTTGTGCCCTGTCCAGCTGCGGGGGGCTCCTGCTGCTCAGCACACAAGGCACGGTGCATCTAGTTCAGCCAGACGGGACCTGGAGACACGTCTATGATCTGGGGGGCAGCTGCCTGGCCCAAGGAGACCCCGTGCAGCTGAAGGCCTTTGGCAGCACCCTGGCCTGTGTGCTGGCGGGGGTCTTGTATCTCATTGACTTGACCAGTGGGAGGCTAATTGAGAAAAAACTCCTGAGCACCAAAGAGGTGCATTTCCTGGGGTCCccaagcagggaggaggagatcCAGCTCCTCACCCCAATGGGTATCTATTGCTTCAGCTTCTCTAGCCTGGAGGAGGGTGGCAGGCCTGAGCCCACCCTGGTGGAGATGGTCTTTGAGGAAGCCTGCAAGTACTACCAGAGGCGAAGCCTCAGCAGCTCCCAGCTGACGGTGGAGAAGCTGAAGAAGGGGGACATGTTCCAGGCACCCATTGCTCTCTCTTCCATCCTGCAGCACAGCCTCCCCACTAAGGAGAGGGCAGCCAAGGTCCTCCCGGAGACCTACGCCAAACTGCTGAGCACCCTGAGCATGGATCTCCAGAGCTACCTGAGCCTGGAGCTACTCAAGTCCTGCATCGTCAGCGCTTCGGAGAGTGAAGTCGACAGGTGCTGCGAGgagctggtggagcaggaggTCAGCCGCCTCCTGCGCTTGGACTTGGACAGGGAGAACCTGGCCTATCTGAATGCTGTCTTCAATTCCTTTCCCAAGGCCTCCTGGAAAGCCATCCGGGGCagcctgcagctgcagcagaatgGAGATGGGCTCCTGGTGGCCAGGACCACCTCAGACATCTGgaagaaggttttgggggggccAGTCCCTCACTGGTCCCAGCAGGAGGAGATAGGCCTCAATGGGGTGGTCCCGCTCTTCGAGCTCATCTGCGGCTCCCTGCACAGGTTCAAACCCAAGTGGCTGCCCCGCTTTGTGGAGCTGACCCAGCAGTATGTTGGGGCCTCCTGGACATACAGCACCAAAGAGGGCCCTGAGGGCGGGGTGCCCCTCTACAAGAGAGCACTGGCCGTTCTGGACAGGCAGCGCCACCGCACGGCCAACGAGCGTGAGCTGGagattgagctgctgctgtgtagcacgcGGCCCAAAGCCGTCCTGCAAGCCGTGCAGCTGCTCATCCGCCTCCGCCGGTGGCAGCGGGTGGTGGAGGCAGCTGAGAAGTTTTCCAAGCTCAGCCCGCTGCTCAACAAAGAGatcttcaccaccctcctggcgCAGTtcgcccagcacagggacctgGACCCGTACCTGGCCGCCCTGTGGGAGCTGTGCCCTGCAGACCTGACTGTCTCAGACATTCTCAGCATCGTCCTGCAGCACCTCCCCAGCTCGGCGGGCGACCCCGCTCCCTTCTGTACCGGGGGGGTCCCACTGACCCTGGCCTTGCTGAAGCCACTGTTGCACAAGGTGGCACAGTGCCAGTGCACTCAGGACGAGCTCTATGCTGACATCTTGCAGGGCCCTCCGttcccgccccccgccccgccgAGACAGCACAGGGCTGGCCCCAAGGCAGCCCCAGGTATGCCACAGCAGGCGAGAGCGTGCAGGGCTCCTTTCCCGGGCTGTAACCTGAGCGACGCTGTGTGA